One Yoonia sp. BS5-3 genomic window carries:
- a CDS encoding YscO family type III secretion system apparatus protein, with product MITQFKTLCHVKGLHEQNKLKALRAKRAAVETALAQEAAQKRVVAESRAALPAKEAALYDAIMQQPVPVERIDETKQKVLDLQAEHQDHEDEAERLTQIRIRCETERDEARVQYQIAQRDLEKFTTIKSDLITQQLQAIEAQEDAEIEDLFSKKQGIRI from the coding sequence ATGATAACCCAGTTCAAGACCTTGTGCCATGTCAAAGGCCTGCATGAGCAAAACAAGCTGAAGGCCCTGCGTGCCAAACGGGCCGCCGTTGAGACGGCCCTGGCCCAAGAGGCGGCCCAAAAACGTGTCGTTGCCGAAAGCCGCGCGGCCCTGCCCGCCAAGGAAGCGGCCCTTTATGACGCCATCATGCAACAACCCGTCCCGGTCGAAAGGATCGACGAAACCAAGCAAAAAGTTTTGGATCTTCAGGCCGAACATCAAGACCACGAGGACGAGGCAGAACGCCTGACTCAAATCCGTATCAGATGTGAAACAGAACGCGATGAAGCGCGTGTGCAGTACCAAATAGCACAGCGCGACCTTGAGAAATTCACCACGATCAAATCGGACCTGATCACACAGCAATTGCAGGCCATCGAAGCGCAAGAAGACGCCGAAATCGAAGATTTGTTCTCAAAGAAGCAGGGCATCCGCATATGA
- the sctN gene encoding type III secretion system ATPase SctN, which yields MTDQAPFEDIQDVSAARLDLIGKRIGSFSGALRETIAENDLYAMSGRVTKVIGTIIHAVVKDVQVGEIVELFTRETGARLLAEVVGFLNNEALLSPIGETQGVAPKTEVYPTGRVQRVPVGQGLRGRVLDGLGNFIDGKDTPFVAETTYPVYQDPPDPMTRRIIDTPLPTGIRAIDGLLTTGEGQRMGIFAAAGGGKSTLLSMLVKGAAVDITVLALIGERGREVREFIEHDLGPEGMKNTVLVVATSDKSSMERAKAAFVATSIAEYFRDQGQKVLFLMDSVTRFARAQREIGLAAGEPPTRRGFPPSVFANLPKLMERVGMNDKGSITAMYTVLVEGDDMNEPVADETRSILDGHIVLSRKLASAYHYPAIDVLASKSRVMDIVVQDDQKQAAGEVNSLLAAYQDVELLVKIGEYQRGSDPKSDRAIDKNTHINAFLRQRTDEFDSFDDVVAKLRQVAA from the coding sequence ATGACTGATCAGGCCCCGTTTGAAGATATCCAAGATGTGAGTGCCGCGCGGCTTGACCTGATTGGCAAACGCATCGGCAGTTTCAGCGGCGCGCTGCGCGAAACCATTGCCGAAAACGATCTTTATGCGATGAGCGGGCGCGTTACCAAGGTAATTGGCACGATTATCCATGCCGTTGTCAAAGATGTGCAGGTCGGCGAGATTGTCGAACTATTCACCCGCGAGACGGGCGCGCGGCTGCTGGCCGAAGTGGTTGGCTTTCTGAACAATGAGGCCCTTCTGTCGCCCATTGGCGAAACACAGGGTGTCGCGCCAAAGACTGAAGTCTACCCAACTGGCCGCGTACAACGCGTCCCTGTCGGTCAAGGGCTGCGCGGGCGCGTGCTTGATGGGTTGGGCAATTTCATCGATGGCAAAGACACCCCCTTTGTCGCCGAAACCACCTATCCAGTTTACCAAGATCCCCCCGATCCGATGACACGCCGGATCATCGACACGCCCTTGCCGACCGGCATCCGTGCGATTGACGGGCTTTTGACTACTGGCGAAGGCCAGCGGATGGGTATTTTTGCAGCGGCCGGTGGCGGGAAATCGACCTTGCTGTCGATGCTGGTCAAAGGGGCGGCGGTTGATATCACCGTTCTTGCCCTGATCGGAGAACGTGGCCGCGAGGTGCGCGAATTCATCGAACATGACCTTGGTCCCGAGGGGATGAAGAACACCGTTCTGGTGGTTGCGACATCCGACAAAAGCTCAATGGAGCGGGCGAAGGCGGCTTTTGTTGCCACCTCAATTGCCGAGTATTTCCGCGACCAGGGCCAAAAAGTTCTGTTCTTGATGGATTCCGTCACCCGCTTTGCCCGCGCGCAGCGTGAGATCGGTCTGGCCGCGGGCGAGCCGCCAACCCGGCGCGGCTTCCCCCCTTCTGTCTTTGCCAATCTGCCAAAGCTGATGGAGCGGGTGGGCATGAACGACAAGGGGTCTATCACGGCAATGTACACCGTGCTGGTCGAAGGCGATGACATGAACGAGCCTGTCGCTGACGAAACCCGCTCGATCCTTGATGGCCATATCGTTTTGTCCCGCAAACTGGCCAGCGCCTATCATTACCCCGCGATTGATGTCTTGGCGTCAAAAAGCCGGGTCATGGATATTGTTGTTCAAGACGACCAGAAACAAGCGGCCGGTGAAGTCAACAGCCTGCTGGCAGCCTATCAAGATGTCGAACTGTTGGTAAAGATCGGCGAATATCAACGTGGCAGCGACCCGAAATCTGACCGGGCCATCGACAAAAACACCCATATCAACGCGTTTTTGCGTCAGCGCACCGACGAATTTGACAGTTTCGATGATGTCGTCGCGAAATTGCGGCAGGTGGCGGCATGA
- the sctL gene encoding type III secretion system stator protein SctL gives MDIYRFKKLGFRLPQGSGLIKASEAAKLSAANDLVASAEAQAAQIVEEAKQHLEAERERGFAEGQKAAEQAALERLLTEHATLDAHLSEIEESLARLVLVSVRKIVHGFDDISLAEALIQSGLTKVRREKRVQIRVPEALADTLRERIDALMAAFPAIEFMDVVEDPALRAPNIIIETAVGRIDCDLDAKLTHLDDALTEVAANRAADPALATGGVHD, from the coding sequence ATGGATATCTACCGTTTTAAAAAACTAGGCTTTCGGTTGCCGCAAGGATCGGGGCTGATCAAGGCCTCTGAAGCCGCCAAGCTATCCGCTGCCAATGATCTTGTTGCCAGTGCTGAAGCACAGGCCGCGCAAATTGTTGAAGAAGCCAAACAGCATCTGGAAGCTGAACGCGAACGTGGGTTCGCCGAAGGCCAAAAGGCCGCCGAGCAGGCCGCGCTAGAGCGTTTGTTGACAGAACATGCCACGCTGGATGCACATCTGTCAGAGATCGAAGAAAGTCTCGCGCGGTTGGTTTTGGTATCGGTCCGCAAGATCGTGCATGGTTTTGATGATATCAGCCTGGCCGAGGCGCTGATCCAAAGCGGCCTGACCAAGGTCCGCCGCGAAAAGCGCGTGCAGATCCGGGTCCCCGAGGCGTTGGCTGACACATTACGCGAACGGATTGACGCTTTGATGGCCGCCTTCCCGGCGATTGAGTTCATGGATGTCGTCGAAGACCCGGCGCTTCGCGCGCCTAACATCATTATTGAAACGGCCGTTGGCCGGATCGATTGTGATCTGGATGCCAAGCTGACCCATCTGGACGACGCATTGACCGAGGTTGCAGCCAACCGCGCCGCTGATCCAGCACTCGCAACCGGGGGCGTTCATGACTGA
- the sctJ gene encoding type III secretion system inner membrane ring lipoprotein SctJ: MRRVFLLLCLLVLSACKTDLYRNLSEREANEMLAVLISNNIEVTKEYLGDEGVTLRVEESDLPRAIDVLKQNGFPRETHETMGTVFEKSGIMSSPFEERVRFVYALGEEVSRTLTEIDGVLTARVHIVLPEEPDFGEELTPSSAAVFIKHRIGVDLDFATPQIRRLVSSSIEGVGYDDVTVLLVEAERPNITVRNDPSPIVEIVPGLGIREADAQIFWWAIGGAAIALVLLVVTNLLTLLGFSRARKARRTAELALADQATPSE, from the coding sequence ATGCGGCGCGTTTTTCTTCTGCTCTGTTTGCTCGTTTTATCCGCGTGCAAGACTGATCTTTATCGCAATCTGTCAGAACGCGAGGCGAATGAAATGCTCGCTGTTTTGATCTCAAACAATATCGAAGTGACCAAGGAGTATCTTGGCGATGAGGGCGTCACGTTGCGGGTTGAGGAATCTGACCTGCCCCGCGCGATTGATGTGCTCAAGCAAAATGGCTTCCCCCGCGAAACCCATGAAACCATGGGCACCGTATTTGAGAAAAGCGGCATCATGTCATCGCCTTTTGAAGAGCGTGTTCGCTTTGTCTATGCGTTGGGCGAAGAGGTGTCGCGTACCCTGACTGAGATCGACGGCGTGCTGACCGCCCGCGTGCATATCGTGCTGCCCGAAGAGCCCGATTTTGGCGAAGAGCTGACCCCGTCCTCGGCCGCCGTTTTCATCAAACACCGTATTGGTGTCGATCTGGATTTTGCCACACCGCAAATCCGCCGCCTTGTCAGCAGCTCTATCGAGGGCGTCGGCTATGATGATGTGACTGTCCTGCTGGTCGAGGCTGAGCGCCCGAATATCACCGTTCGCAATGATCCATCGCCCATTGTCGAAATCGTCCCCGGTCTGGGCATACGTGAGGCGGACGCACAGATCTTTTGGTGGGCCATCGGCGGCGCAGCCATCGCGCTTGTCCTGTTGGTTGTCACAAACCTGCTGACCCTTTTGGGTTTTTCACGGGCGCGCAAGGCTCGGCGCACCGCCGAGCTTGCCCTGGCTGATCAAGCAACCCCATCAGAATGA
- the sctI gene encoding type III secretion system inner rod subunit SctI, which yields MSISAASLTNVTGTSTGINTADLTNPAGAKSQSVLRFEQSMARADIPAPEPVAFSATDGINAAFEIDAAPRPETFVQVQATPADQIQPVNGNTVQATPPTFENPLGAISEIKTAAVEAPGTGQGIIDGLSKLRGVFDAQEQAVTGITPADTAGARLTNTSELINLQLEVVKYSMLMDVTSKLAGKSTQTFDTLMKGQ from the coding sequence ATGTCCATATCAGCCGCATCACTGACCAATGTTACGGGAACCAGCACCGGGATCAACACCGCCGATCTGACCAACCCGGCAGGCGCTAAAAGCCAATCTGTTCTGCGATTTGAACAATCCATGGCCCGCGCCGATATCCCCGCGCCAGAGCCCGTGGCCTTTTCCGCCACTGATGGCATCAATGCCGCGTTTGAGATTGATGCAGCCCCCCGCCCTGAGACGTTCGTTCAGGTTCAGGCGACACCGGCGGATCAGATCCAGCCGGTGAATGGAAATACCGTCCAAGCCACCCCGCCAACATTTGAAAATCCTCTTGGCGCAATCAGTGAAATCAAGACCGCCGCTGTCGAAGCCCCCGGCACCGGGCAAGGCATTATTGATGGTTTGTCAAAGCTGCGCGGCGTCTTTGACGCACAAGAGCAGGCCGTCACCGGCATCACCCCTGCCGACACCGCAGGCGCGCGGCTGACGAACACCTCTGAACTGATCAATTTGCAGCTTGAAGTGGTCAAATATTCCATGCTGATGGATGTCACATCCAAGTTGGCCGGCAAATCAACCCAGACCTTCGATACATTGATGAAGGGCCAATAA